The sequence below is a genomic window from Cucumis melo cultivar AY chromosome 5, USDA_Cmelo_AY_1.0, whole genome shotgun sequence.
ACACTTATTTATAATATAAGGTTAAATTATTATAAGTTTTCGAGTATGTTTCAATTTAACTAAGTACATCAAACACTAGTATAattcatttaaaaataatttacaagaacTCGAGAAAGtcaattcaaatatatataattaagcaCACTCAACTCATTTAGTTTGTCAATAAAAGGATACATTTATCCCAACTGTTGTCATACCTAAAAACTGCTTACAAATTGATTTTAGGTTAAACATATATTATTGAGACTCGGGAAGCCCATGAGTCAAACAAAAACACTTTTAACTTTTTGAGTCAAATCTTCTAAATGTTTTCTTAAATAGTTTATTTTAATCCAGCACTTGAAAATTCATTTCAAATAAGTTTCGAccaaaaaaagaggaaaaaagaaaaacaaccgattgaattaaatgaaagaaaacgagAGAAAGGAGTTGTCAATTACCGCTAGGATTTTGCGATACTCGGAGATGATATAGACAACATAATCAGGGAGAGAAAATTGGCGAGAGCGAGCTGAGACCGGGACCAAATAATAGTTGTTTACAAAGTCATTTCCTCCAAGTGTTATGAGAACCAAAGCTTCATTCACTAGCCTTACTGTTTCTGCTTCTCCAATGAGTGCACTCACTCTCGCTTGGTATTGCCTGAAATACTCCAACTGCTGTCTGATTCTTATTATGTTCAACTGCGAATATACAACATCATCTCATTATAATCAATAGTTTTCTATGTTCTTTGCTTTTCATGGTAATTGGTTGAGTCATGTTCAGGTTGTTCAAGTTTTATGTAGGGTATTTCTTTAAAAGTATATGGGTATGTAACTTAGATTATACTTATCTTTCAACATCTCATCCAAGTTCGGTCATAACTTGTCATTGGTGACTTCTCAAACAATATTTTGTTCAGTATATCTAAGTAtcgttttccttttttataaaaaaaaaaatgataaaaacgAAACTGAGTTTAAAAAACTTTTGGATAATGATAATAGTGGCATTTTGAGAAGGATTtgaacaaatatatatatatatatatatatatatatatatatatatatatataataaaataaacaaataaaaaaataatgacaATTTCCTTCAAATCTCTAAGTAACTAAGTTAGCCGTATTTcgatttaagaaataaaacccaAATTTCAGAGTAAGATGAtgacattttgactttttaattTTCGAGTTTGAAATGAATGTTAATGAGTCTATTCCTTTAAAAAGAATATACAGAAGGAATGAAAtgagtttgaaaaaaaaaaaaaaaactattaccATTTTAACAATGAATATAGTGAAATTTTGAGAgggaaatttgaagaaaatgatatataatgaaaaaacTTACAAACTGAATTCCAGTGTCATTGAGAATCCCAATTCCAGCAGAAGCAAAGTTAGCACCAACCAAAAGGTTCTCTCCTCTAAGTTGAGGGCTCAAATAAGGCAATGTAGATGGAGACCCCATTGCCTCACCTAAAACAAACACAAACAACACACCCATTCATTTACTTAGATTACTTTTATATGATAATGCCACaagaacaaaacaaacaaaacaaactaAACTGATCAGATCAGGTATGTTGAGGCCATTGGAGAAACGTCCGGTGGGCCGGCGAGTCGGGTAGTCAATGCCATATGGGTAGTTATCGGCTCGGGCGGTGGTGAGCAAGAAGTTGTTATTTCCGTTGTCGACGAGAGAGTCTCCGAAGACGAAAAAAGCTCTAGCTTGTGCTTGACAAACAAAGCTaccaagaaaaaataaaacgAGACCTAAAATTGGGAAAAAGGGGAATGTAGGAGAAGGATTCTCCATTTTAGGGAAATgggaggaagaaaaaaagagagaaaaaaattgtgAATATAAGGAAATTTGAATAACGTGGGGTGTTGGGAATAGTGGGAGAGTGGGCGTTTATTTATAGGGCTTTGGTAATACAATCAATATATTTTTGCTTTGCTGTTTCTAAGCTGTGTCAATGTAAATGGGAGGGGGTTGTGTTCGGACCACCATACTAATTTAACATTCCATGTGAAGTAATTTTATCATTATTTCATTTGTCTGAAAAGTAGATTAataattctaatttttttgtgTGTTACTTTTTGTTTTGGTAATTTCATTAAAGTTATACAACTTTAATACAAGCAACGAATTCACAACAAAGGTTGTTGAATGACCATTTAAATTTGGATTTTTCCATGCTAAATTTTAGGGTTAAATCGTTGGATAAAATATTTGGATGAACCCTTTTATTTCAAGAATATGATGCGTGGTAGTTTGAAAATGTATTATCTTGTTTCGCTCAATTTGAAATCGTTTCTAGATTTGATGTGTttgtttaataattttgtttcaaaCACTCGTAGGATAGAATAATGGAGCGTTAATGACGAAATGGAGTCAAAATTGACAAAAACAAAGCTTAAATGCATCATCAGTCATGAGAGATAATGTTGAAATTATGTTTTACCTTTGCTAGTGGGCTCAGAACCAAAATAAAGTATGCAGTGTTTTTCATCGGTCGTTGGCATTGTGATGCTGCGACGTCGTGCAAACATAATTTTGCCTCTAAACATAATTTTGCCTCTAAGAGTTGATCATAATACTATTATCCTAGCCAACTCGCCCTAcatttctctcttcatttttcCTCTGCATTTTGAGTTCTAAATGTATTCAAACAACTCCTTCTTGGGCTCCATGTCGAATATGGATTAATGAGGTGATTCTTGCTTGAGCGTATAAGAGTAATTTTCTCCAATGTTGAAACTTGTGAGATTTTgatatcttttaattaattataattccaTGAACTTTCTTTAGATTTGTTTTCTATATTAGAATATTTATGGTTGTATTTGTGCTTAAGGTTGTGTGACCATTAACTAGTATTGATCAATTGCAGTATACGGGTCATGTTATCATTAACTAGTATTGATCAATGGCAATATGTGACATATAATTGCGATTTGATCTAAACTAGGAAATAGTTAGATTAGCTTTGCAAATTAATTCTTCTCATATAAATAACTCTCCAATTGAAATATGAAGAATCATTCTAATGTTGATTTAGGCTTTTCCTATTAGATATTCTTCTTACTCAAAATCTCAATTCTTAATGCTTTTAATTAGGATGCTTCTCATATAATTAAATTGACTAATTAGATAATTTGAAATCTCAACTAACTTTTCTAGGTGAGTTGGTGAATGTCACACCCCGCCctgtgtcacaatcgtaacttctcgacacgattgtgcggcacttgcttagctcaatcagcaagtcagccgttcgaaaattggaatccgcggtcaaactcgcggtatgacgtagcctcccttcccgttcttggaaaaatatttttataaaacgggagagagaaagtaaatagttgaaaacgtcataaagaaagcattgaagactgtcaattgcaaggaaaataactcaacatgcaaagagtgcgacaaggcttgggcgggggtcggacttagtcatgtaccccctatagtacatattgagaattttggccttggcaggcttgcatatgaaaaagccgaaatgtcacactatgactcggcgacacctaaacgaaagaactaacctaaactactttcaagacataaagataaagtgatttgggggtattcgggcatacaaccatcggtaaataataccatggacaattatgcccttgacacccTGCACACGCATTTGCTTGGTATAGAAGACATGgtgtgtaacgccccaacaaatttgatttcctttttatttttatcttaagTGTGGATATGAAAATTtcgaatttatttgaggaactTGACTATTTTGACTTTGTGACTAATTAAGGTTAgagttataattattttgatttggataataattgttttatttggaaaataagtttggtaaagttatttgttgaagattaaggatatttgggttgaggagagagaggaTTGATTTTTAGTTAAAGGTAATGGTGAGAtattatttgaaaaaagaaagagaaagagaagagattgatgtgattggttggaATTAAGATTTTTGGGAAAAGGAGTaaagaattaaattaaataaaaataaaataaaataaaaggatttattttatttaaatgggGCATTGGGATGTGCAATTAATGCACCATCACATCATCTTCacagaagagaaaaaaaaaaccctagccaGTCACCGTCGCGGCCCTCCGCCAGTCACCGTCGTCGCCCTCCGCCAGACACCGCCGTTGAGCGTTCACTGCAGATCAGCCCAAACAGATCAGCCAAGCCGCGCCGCCACTCGTCCCGAGCGAGTCGAACGCCACCCGCGACTGCAGCCAACTTGCAAGTCGCGTCGCTCCGCCTCGATCCGCTCCGCGCCGCCGCCGGTCAAATGCATGCAGCCGCTCCGCGTCTCTCCGCTCCGACTCGCAAGCCGCATCGTTCCACCCCGACTCGCAAGCTGCGTCACTCTGCCCCGACTCGCCAGCCGTGTTGCTCCGCCCCGACTCGCCAGCCGCGTCGCTCCACGCCTCGACCCGCAAGTCGTGCCACTCCATGCCCGCGCGCTCGCTCCAACCCACCAGCCGCGCCAACGCCCTTCTTCGCGAGCCGACttctagccgagccgcgtcCCCCTTCTGCCGCAAGCCGAGTCGACACCTGCcctcaagccgagccgatccctgctTTTCCAGTCGAGTCGCTAAGCCTTTTTGAGCCACCTAGCTTTTTCGGTCCTTTCCCCACCTGTCATTGGTAAGTTTTTTGGTATGTtggttgggtttttggcatacccaacgaagagtaattttgatttttaaataatttaattttggactaaattaaattatctttctGAAAGGGCCGATTGGACCATTTGGAgttggagcgtgggatttctcgacttaaaggaaattattgcaaccttgatcttgggtaagttgctTCGAACGACTCTTGGACTTCTTTTCCATGAAGGTTAGGTTATTAATTGCTGTTCCTAACCATTTAGGgcctcgctgcttggaaagcgcaTTCTCTTGCTGTTAAAGTTCGATCGAGCAAATCTCctggtaagagatttctactactagatCTACGACTACAATCATGAGACCGCatgcattcctagttatgcacttgaggactagactgcataacgaTATGTTAATTATTGAGGGCATGATGTAACTGTTGATGTGAATTATTATGATGGCATGGTATAATGTGTTGACGGCTGgttatgactttatgtttggATAATGTGATGAAatgtgatatgatgattagactgatatgattacatgatgatgttatgtatatgtatgttatggttagggtacctgttagcttagcctattagagtcgtacctgcatgggtgtccttcgggatcaccaccgaTTTAGGACtacgtagtccgacgggatgccagtctagcatggatatagatatgattcgagtgattcgacgggatcctcgcagcccgaatatcttagtgtttcctccgagtttgctacagaccagtatgtcctaggtgctctcccgggacaccgaagaccagattttcgttcctacgagagcgcatgttgcacgtgttcgggaacgtgccagttattgggtaccattttcaggactctattAGGAAGTTAACAGGTATCTAgtaggactagtagtgggtcccttactgagtattttatactcactctctccatgtcatgtttttcaagTAGAGGCCGAGgtgtaagggcaagggcaagctggcgagcgaccagaagtgacgtggcgagccatagggatttctacTTCCGCGGGTGTTTTGaacatttagtacttgagtttttaattttttttctttatttaccatttcatttctttaaaagtagatagggcccgagtaggattttaaaatttgtttatatttcgCACATTACCCTCATTTggtttttataaataaaattctgaggttttattcattttaaccaaactttatgatttaaattatgatatttacatttagtaatgacttcagcttagtataaggagttgggtcctTACATGGTGTGACTTGTGCATCCTTGATGCGTCTAAATGCTAAAGACACCCAGTCTTCAGTTTCTTAAGCTTCTTGCTTAATTGCCTCATAATCTTTCATAACTTACCTTATAACTTGGCAAATATCTTAGGCAATAAGAAAACACAACACAAAGGTGATATAACAAACTAAACTTTATTAATCTTTACTCAAGTACTTACAACAGCTTACAACTATAAACATAAATACAATAACTTTAAACTTAAATTAAATGCCTTGGCAGCCTTCTCGCCTAACAAGCCCTTCAACCTTCCCTACACGGTCTTAATGCTTGCTTCTTAGaagatgaaattttgaaaacataaatttaCAGACTCAGTAAGGTTTTAGTAAATTCTTTTCGAAAATATCTTTTACAAACATCATTTCGCCAATACTTTTGGTAAACATTAGTTCATCAAATCATCAAGTCATAAACTCTTTTAAAAACATAACATTTCATATAAAACAAAACATCAATTCATCATAGCTTTTCATTTCGCATAATGCATCATTTCACATAACACCCATTAGTTACCAACAATTCTCTAAGCTAGGTCACATAACTTCGCGTTTAGACTACTACAACAACTGCATCCGAGGATATACAGATTTGTCCTTGTTGCTTAGACCGCTAAGTTTTATATGCTCCTTTCCACGCAAAAGCCAGGTTCTCATCACCATGTAGCCTTGTAGATTTTATGGTGCCCTCTTCACTCTTTATGTGGACGTAAAAGTTGGCTTATTGATAAGAAGGAATTAACGGTTTGAAACCATATTTCAGAATCATTGAAATACATAAATCATGCTTCGAAACATATAGTGTTTTTATGTAAATCTCTTTTGAAACATTTATAATTTGAAATCATTATTCCAAATCAATAATCACTTTATCAAAATAGCTTGAAATCATATGAATCATTTGGAAGAAAACACTCACTCTACTTAGTTACTTGAACTTCAAGGACtttccttcttcctcttcttgtGTAGGCAAATGGCAGCCACTTAAACTCTTAAACTTTCTTTCTCAAATAGGCAAAACAACAATACTTAAAGGTCTGAGCTTCTCTCTCTATTTATACTTCTTCATATCTATCTTAGTCACCCTTAAATCCATAATAACTTGCCAGCTCCAGCTTCTTAGTGGCACAGATGTAAACTTGAAAtttaacttaatcatgcttAACTAGATCTCTACGCATGGCCCACTTCAACACTTaaggaaattttttttcttctcaccAAGTCCTTCTACTCGCGAAGAGTCTACTCTCCTAACCTTTCCTTCTCGCGTAATGCCTCAAATGTCAGAAGATCCTTATCGCGTAACTCCACTTTATAATGCCTTGTTTGTCCAACATGCCTAATTTAAAACACTTAGACAAATTTTTACTTCTGAACTTTTAAATTAAGTACAGGTTTCACAGTGAAGCTTAAATAATAGTATAGGAATTACGAGTTACTTGacacccaaatgttgtagggtcagGTAGGTTATCCTGCAAGATTAGTCGAGGTGCGCGTAAGCTGACCCGAACACTCATggatataaaaaaaacaataatatatgAATTAATTTGATGTATCTATAATCAAGTTGTAGTTTGAATAATAACTCGAAAGTCTAAGCTAGACCGTTTCATTATTTGAATTCactgtttatttatttttcccaCGATTAACAAAACAATCTCGAACACCCTCGGCGATATTGTAAGTTGTATAACAAAGAATTTTGACCGTTCCTTATGTTCAACTTGCACTAACAACTACTACAAAATTAGGTAGGAATATTTAATTTAAGTATATACCAACACTAATTAGAATGTTCTCGAAATATTAAATGTTTTCTAGAAATTTATAAACAAATATGATAAGGAAAAATCTAGAAATATCATATATTTTAAGGTTAAGAAATTGTAGAGAACTCTTTTAGATAAGGATGGGATAAAATATCAAGAATTATGGTGAAGAATGCAAATAAATAtctctcaaaagaaaaaaaggtagAAATAACCTAGATTTTATTTAGGTTAAAGAATTTCAGATAGTTATGTTTATATAATGATGagattaaaaatatatagaataGAAAGAAATGCAAAGAACTCACTTTGCTTGTAATTGTAATggtttaatttttgtttttgttagtagtgatttattctttaaaaaactCAACTTTTCTGTTggtctaaaatgttggtgtgaGAGAGGATTAGGGGCTCCAACTACGAAGAAACACGCTCTGTTTGCTTGGAGGAATTAATGTAGGAAGATGTGGTCAGGATTGTTCCCAGAGTAGCGTTGTTTGGAGGATTACCAATATTTTCTCAAATATACAAAACACTTTTGATCTTAACAATACTTTTGTAATTGTTGAATGTGCCTGTGAATTTTAAACGGTTCCCTAAAATAACTATGTTTTTAACAttcatttttatgttaattttcataCGTTGCTTATCAAATATCGGTTTCAATAAATTTATGAcaatcaatttttttaagataaatttagtaaaagaaTGAATTTTCCTTACTTATGTATTAAATTTTAGGATTTACTCCATGAACATGATTTGATTTGAATTCGTATgttgttttttaatatttgcTTAAGGAAATAATTTTATCgtcattaattaataaagtgGTGTATTAAAGATTTGTGGAAAGTGTTTTCAAACCACTTAATCCAGTACCTACAACATGTGAATTAGCCCCAACGAGACAGCTTCTATATGATTAGCCTTGGGGAGGCAGACATGAGTTTAGCCCGATCCCCGGACTTGTGAATGACCCGATGAGTCTGTTTATTGTTGGTCTGTCATCTTTTTCTCTACTTTAGAATCATGGATGGGTACATGTTTTGTGTGAAATTTTTTAGTCATTATGTTGGCGTTTTTCCATTGCTTGAATACTAAATATGCATGAGTTAGGTTAGTTGTGTGTTCTTGACGTCGTAGGCATGCGTGAACTACGTCTAGTCATGTGTTAGAGTACCTGAACTACATCTAGTCATGTGTTAGTACTCTCGATGCATGATGAGGTTGGAAGTGGTTACAAGCTAAATAAACTGAATATTTGCATCTATAATTTGAGAAATTACTATGAGAGATAACAATCAATTGCTGAAAGTCTTTATTGACTATATGCTGAAGTTTTCGATAAATGTTGATTTTTACCATGTGCCCGAGACGATACGAAACCACAAACATTCTTAAAAGggtttagttttaaaataagaTAGGAATTAT
It includes:
- the LOC103485856 gene encoding GDSL esterase/lipase At5g33370-like, coding for MENPSPTFPFFPILGLVLFFLGSFVCQAQARAFFVFGDSLVDNGNNNFLLTTARADNYPYGIDYPTRRPTGRFSNGLNIPDLISEAMGSPSTLPYLSPQLRGENLLVGANFASAGIGILNDTGIQFLNIIRIRQQLEYFRQYQARVSALIGEAETVRLVNEALVLITLGGNDFVNNYYLVPVSARSRQFSLPDYVVYIISEYRKILASLYEFGARRVLVTGTGPLGCVPAELAMRGRNGECSVELQRAAALFNPQLVQIINSLNDEIGSHVFIAVNTQMMHMDFVSNPQAYGFITSKVACCGQGPFNGIGLCTPASNLCPNRNVYAFWDPFHPSERANRIIVQQILTGTQEYMHPMNLSTILAMDSRT